The Priestia aryabhattai genome contains a region encoding:
- the fliS gene encoding flagellar export chaperone FliS yields the protein MKLNFITEELIYQKSPQELTAMLYEKFIHNIDEAVIAIQHNDYFTANEKIKQCNDILYRLGIGLTYQAGIIAEQLDTLYNYMYERLIMANLKKDTFILCEVQQMMKKLSNAWNEVLKATPKVISSPRKNKLSSYEQHISITLS from the coding sequence ATGAAGCTGAATTTTATAACGGAAGAATTAATCTATCAAAAATCTCCGCAAGAGCTAACAGCTATGCTGTATGAAAAATTTATTCATAATATTGATGAAGCTGTTATAGCAATTCAACACAACGATTATTTTACAGCGAATGAAAAAATTAAACAGTGCAACGATATTTTATATCGTCTAGGAATTGGCTTAACATATCAAGCAGGGATCATTGCAGAGCAGTTAGATACCCTTTATAACTATATGTATGAGAGATTAATTATGGCTAATTTAAAAAAAGATACGTTTATTTTATGTGAAGTTCAACAAATGATGAAGAAGCTTTCTAACGCTTGGAATGAAGTGTTAAAAGCGACGCCTAAAGTTATCTCTTCGCCCCGAAAAAACAAGCTGTCTTCTTATGAACAGCATATAAGTATCACTCTTAGCTAA
- a CDS encoding DEAD/DEAH box helicase: protein MLFTVKQELLDPVQVPSPYAFPLSQIDTWRTPPLNPSYPYSLDLHRSLSGKQLLLTQTPYPLPLIHEHYLNGYVSYQKALTQKENGYKCNRCGSDSPFYFASFPCSRCHQECYYCRACIVMGKVSECTPFINWEGPASNVPPKSSVMNWKGTLSKAQERASNELIQAIKKNEELLIWAVCGAGKTEILFKGIESALNSGKKVCIATPRTDVVIELKPRIQSAFPDMSVLAMYGGSEDRFHESSLIISTTHQLLHYYQAFDVLIIDEVDAFPYSTEPMLHYAVAKAAKPVASKIYLTATPSESLKKDVEQGEKQVVKIPARYHRALIPVPRFEWCGNWKKKMKTNTLPANVEKWLKKRIEEGKQCFVFVPQIKWIVPITDMIRKLTEKVEGVHAEDSQRKEKVMKFREGQLVILVTTTILERGVTVPNIDVAVLGAEEAIFTESALVQISGRVGRSAQFPTGDVVFFHYGQSLSMRKAKEHIEYMNALAYKEGLIDR from the coding sequence ATGCTTTTTACTGTTAAACAAGAATTGCTAGATCCGGTTCAAGTGCCTAGCCCCTATGCTTTTCCCCTCTCGCAAATCGATACGTGGAGAACTCCACCTTTAAATCCTTCATACCCGTACTCTCTAGATCTTCATCGCTCTTTAAGCGGAAAGCAGCTTCTACTCACTCAGACTCCCTATCCTTTACCTCTCATTCATGAGCATTATCTAAATGGATATGTTTCCTATCAAAAAGCACTTACCCAGAAAGAAAACGGATATAAATGCAACCGGTGTGGAAGTGATAGCCCCTTCTATTTCGCTTCATTTCCATGCAGTAGATGTCACCAGGAGTGCTACTATTGCCGAGCATGTATTGTAATGGGCAAAGTAAGTGAGTGCACACCCTTTATAAACTGGGAAGGACCAGCAAGCAATGTACCGCCAAAAAGCAGCGTGATGAATTGGAAAGGAACGCTGTCTAAGGCCCAAGAACGTGCTTCAAATGAACTCATTCAAGCTATAAAAAAGAATGAAGAGCTGTTAATTTGGGCTGTATGCGGAGCAGGAAAAACGGAAATTTTATTTAAAGGTATTGAATCAGCGTTGAACAGCGGAAAGAAAGTCTGTATTGCTACTCCAAGAACAGATGTGGTTATTGAGCTAAAGCCAAGAATTCAATCGGCATTTCCAGATATGTCTGTGCTGGCTATGTATGGAGGTAGCGAAGACCGTTTTCATGAATCCTCTCTTATTATTTCCACCACTCATCAACTTCTGCATTATTATCAAGCATTCGATGTGCTGATTATTGACGAAGTAGATGCATTCCCTTATTCAACAGAGCCGATGCTGCACTATGCTGTTGCAAAAGCAGCTAAACCTGTTGCATCAAAAATTTATTTAACAGCGACTCCAAGTGAATCATTAAAAAAAGACGTTGAGCAAGGAGAAAAACAAGTAGTTAAAATTCCAGCCCGCTATCACCGAGCGCTTATTCCTGTTCCTCGATTTGAATGGTGTGGCAATTGGAAGAAAAAAATGAAAACAAATACCCTGCCTGCTAATGTTGAGAAATGGCTGAAAAAAAGAATAGAAGAAGGAAAACAATGCTTTGTCTTCGTTCCGCAAATTAAGTGGATTGTCCCCATCACAGACATGATTCGAAAGCTGACCGAAAAGGTAGAAGGTGTTCATGCTGAAGATTCCCAGCGAAAAGAAAAAGTAATGAAGTTTAGAGAAGGGCAGCTAGTTATTTTAGTAACGACAACAATTTTAGAGCGAGGCGTAACGGTCCCCAACATAGATGTTGCAGTATTGGGAGCAGAAGAAGCGATTTTTACTGAAAGTGCTCTTGTTCAGATTTCAGGAAGAGTAGGGAGGAGTGCTCAATTTCCAACAGGAGACGTGGTCTTTTTTCATTATGGACAATCTCTGTCTATGCGAAAAGCAAAAGAACATATTGAATATATGAATGCTCTAGCTTATAAGGAAGGGCTGATTGATCGATGA
- a CDS encoding flagellar protein FlgN, with translation MQEIQTILEKQVTLHKSLSVIVKGKTNFIIKQDVKALTASLQKEQSHIAAISALESKRIAAMEKSGHTARSIEEIAGSFPEYSILIPFQKQLIDIIQDIKYANDLNNQLLTQSLQLIYTELDLLVPAKREDSFNYTKTKNSSFQSNSIFNSKV, from the coding sequence GTGCAAGAAATTCAAACGATACTAGAAAAACAAGTAACACTTCACAAAAGTTTGTCTGTCATTGTTAAAGGGAAGACGAATTTTATTATTAAACAAGATGTAAAGGCATTGACGGCTTCTTTGCAAAAAGAGCAATCTCATATAGCTGCTATTTCTGCACTTGAATCAAAACGTATAGCAGCAATGGAAAAAAGCGGACATACTGCTCGCTCCATCGAAGAAATAGCAGGTTCATTCCCTGAGTACTCTATCTTGATACCCTTTCAAAAACAGCTAATAGATATAATTCAAGATATAAAGTATGCAAATGACTTGAACAATCAGCTGCTCACACAGTCTTTGCAGCTGATTTATACCGAACTAGATCTTCTTGTTCCAGCGAAACGAGAGGATTCGTTCAATTACACAAAAACAAAGAATAGTTCGTTTCAGTCCAACTCTATTTTTAATTCGAAGGTATAA
- a CDS encoding TIGR03826 family flagellar region protein — MGTLDNCSECGHLFVKSGSINICKSCFDKEEALFQRVSSFLKKRVNRTATTDDVVKETGVSESLIHQFIRQGRLVLTNFPNISYPCMQCNAQIREGKLCNSCSQEIKHGLEKHNREMIRSNEEPTRPTYRFHERKKE; from the coding sequence ATGGGAACGTTAGATAATTGCAGTGAATGCGGTCATTTATTTGTAAAAAGTGGATCAATAAACATATGTAAGTCATGTTTTGACAAAGAAGAAGCTCTATTTCAACGTGTTTCATCATTCTTAAAGAAAAGAGTAAATCGTACAGCAACGACTGACGACGTGGTGAAGGAAACGGGCGTTTCAGAGTCGTTAATTCATCAATTTATTCGACAAGGTCGCTTAGTGCTAACTAACTTTCCAAATATAAGCTATCCATGCATGCAATGCAACGCTCAGATTCGAGAAGGGAAACTTTGCAATTCATGTTCTCAAGAAATTAAACATGGGTTAGAAAAGCATAATCGTGAGATGATTCGTTCAAATGAAGAGCCAACGCGTCCAACCTATCGTTTTCACGAAAGGAAGAAAGAATAA
- the flgM gene encoding flagellar biosynthesis anti-sigma factor FlgM yields MKINPSNLFGINPYKNQSEKAEQVSKKNPQDQIHISSEAKKLQGNEPSPERLEKLEKLKQQINSGTYEINGKEIAKSIVDFYKK; encoded by the coding sequence ATGAAGATTAACCCATCAAACTTATTTGGAATAAATCCGTACAAAAACCAATCAGAAAAAGCAGAACAGGTCTCTAAAAAAAATCCACAAGATCAGATTCATATTTCATCTGAAGCAAAAAAGCTTCAGGGAAATGAACCATCTCCAGAAAGACTTGAAAAATTGGAAAAACTAAAACAGCAAATTAACAGCGGAACATACGAAATTAACGGGAAAGAAATTGCTAAAAGTATTGTAGATTTCTATAAAAAATAA
- a CDS encoding YaaR family protein, whose translation MEVQRIKGLSSSVNTIREKEITGSVSFTGVMVKKQKELTYEHLTQVINKIEEQGKQLVKSQTIDSLRKYKTLVKQFMNEVVKNGFELHEERGFNHRGTTKVYKLVKEVDTKLVDLTNDILQKEKGSLNLLKRVGEIQGLLINMYT comes from the coding sequence GTGGAGGTACAGCGAATTAAAGGTCTTTCTTCTTCCGTGAATACGATTAGAGAAAAAGAAATAACGGGTTCGGTTTCATTTACAGGAGTAATGGTAAAGAAACAAAAAGAACTGACCTATGAACATTTAACTCAAGTGATAAATAAAATTGAAGAACAAGGAAAGCAGTTAGTAAAAAGTCAAACTATTGATTCTTTGCGAAAATACAAGACGCTTGTGAAGCAGTTTATGAACGAAGTCGTTAAAAATGGTTTTGAACTGCATGAAGAAAGAGGATTTAATCATAGAGGAACGACTAAAGTATATAAGTTAGTGAAAGAAGTGGATACAAAACTAGTTGATTTGACAAATGATATCCTCCAAAAAGAAAAAGGCAGTTTGAATTTACTCAAGCGGGTTGGAGAAATTCAAGGTTTGTTAATTAATATGTATACGTAA
- a CDS encoding ComF family protein → MDCQKWNDASFFNRSLYTYSDFMQSIIERFKFQGDYEIIQACKEQWYKFYKKECNPKAILVPIPLTEERLYERGFNQSLALAKLLSDNIEMPLIRCSGTKQSKKDRRSRLTEKLEFKVVDSSMVTNQEFLLIDDIYTTGATVRQAAKCLQEAGARSVHSLTLIRA, encoded by the coding sequence ATGGACTGCCAGAAATGGAACGATGCTTCTTTTTTTAACCGTTCTCTTTATACATACAGTGATTTTATGCAAAGCATAATAGAACGTTTTAAGTTTCAAGGAGACTATGAAATTATCCAAGCATGCAAGGAGCAGTGGTATAAGTTCTATAAAAAAGAATGTAATCCAAAAGCTATATTAGTTCCTATACCTTTAACGGAAGAGAGATTATATGAAAGAGGGTTTAATCAATCTTTAGCACTAGCTAAGCTTCTCAGTGACAATATAGAAATGCCTCTTATTCGGTGTTCAGGAACAAAGCAATCAAAGAAAGATAGGCGAAGTCGGCTGACAGAAAAGCTAGAATTTAAAGTAGTCGATTCCTCAATGGTTACGAATCAAGAATTTCTCTTGATTGATGACATTTATACAACAGGAGCAACCGTGCGCCAAGCGGCAAAGTGTTTGCAGGAAGCTGGGGCACGTTCAGTTCATTCGCTCACTTTAATTCGTGCATGA
- a CDS encoding DegV family protein, whose product MKTAIITDSTAYISEEIRSNYHIHMVPLSVIFGEETYREEVDMTADQYFKKIKEAKNLPTTSQPAIGEFVELFEQLKRDQFDSAIVITLSSGISGTYQGALTAGSMVEDFDVHVFDSEISCMVQGFYAIEGAEMVRLNKHPEEIIARFEEMKLSMRAYFMVDDLSHLQRGGRLNAAQAIIGSLLQVKPVLHFESKKIVPFEKIRTRKRALKRITELLHEDAKENVPMKAVVIHANREDEAKEIQRDLEQEYPHIEWSLSYFGAVIGTHLGEGAIGIGWYKK is encoded by the coding sequence ATGAAAACAGCAATTATTACAGATAGTACCGCCTATATATCAGAGGAAATTCGATCAAACTATCATATACATATGGTACCGTTAAGCGTTATTTTTGGTGAAGAAACATATCGTGAAGAAGTGGATATGACTGCAGATCAATATTTTAAAAAAATTAAAGAAGCAAAAAATCTTCCAACCACTTCTCAGCCTGCTATTGGAGAATTTGTAGAGTTGTTTGAACAGTTAAAACGAGATCAATTCGATTCAGCTATCGTTATTACGTTATCTAGTGGAATTAGCGGAACGTATCAGGGTGCTTTGACGGCAGGTAGCATGGTAGAAGACTTTGACGTGCACGTATTTGATTCAGAAATCAGCTGTATGGTTCAAGGCTTTTATGCAATTGAAGGAGCCGAGATGGTCCGATTAAATAAACACCCTGAAGAAATCATTGCGCGTTTTGAAGAGATGAAACTATCAATGCGTGCGTATTTTATGGTAGATGATCTATCGCACTTACAGCGTGGAGGTCGCCTAAATGCTGCTCAGGCTATTATTGGCAGTCTTCTTCAAGTAAAGCCTGTGCTGCATTTTGAATCTAAAAAAATTGTTCCATTTGAAAAAATTCGTACGCGTAAGCGAGCATTAAAACGAATCACCGAGCTTCTTCATGAGGATGCAAAAGAAAACGTACCTATGAAAGCTGTAGTTATTCATGCTAATCGTGAGGATGAAGCAAAAGAAATTCAACGAGACTTAGAACAAGAATACCCTCATATTGAATGGAGCCTTTCTTATTTTGGTGCTGTCATTGGCACGCATTTAGGTGAAGGTGCCATCGGTATAGGCTGGTATAAAAAGTAA